A region from the Pelobates fuscus isolate aPelFus1 chromosome 3, aPelFus1.pri, whole genome shotgun sequence genome encodes:
- the LOC134601452 gene encoding dynein light chain Tctex-type 5-like, which produces MASKPDGKRSSIASVRDPADRAAPKMPLLRSRLGNVSINNQASWSLTGLLAAQRMTKNLKERRALKVNKKTEIVVPQPPSYAARPSEKIQVPTIKHILEDYLPGKIGEMTYDTTRAPSLVKEVSEEVKNLVKRVLPARYKVLCVVNLGERGQEDIIVVSRSLWDSHSDSYVAHVHQNSSMFCVVAVYVVYCE; this is translated from the exons ATGGCTTCGAAACCAGATGGAAAGAGATCTTCCATTGCCAGTGTTAGAGACCCTGCGGACAGAGCGGCTCCTAAAATG CCTTTACTGAGAAGCAGGCTGGGCAATGTGTCCATCAATAATCAGGCATCCTGGAGTTTAACAGGTCTCCTCGCTGCTCAGAGAATGACAAAAAATCTAAAG GAGAGGAGAGCGTTGAAGGTAAATAAGAAGACGGAAATTGTGGTTCCTCAG CCACCTTCGTACGCAGCTCGACCTTCTGAGAAGATCCAGGTCCcaaccattaaacacattctggaGGACTACCTGCCTGGGAAAATTGGGGAGATGACCTATGACACCACCCGTGCTCCATCGCTGGTGAAAGAGGTCAGCGAAGAGGTAAAGAACTTGGTGAAACGCGTACTTCCAGCCCGTTACAAGGTTTTGTGCGTGGTGAATCTGGGGGAACGAGGACAAGAGGACATCATCGTGGTCAGTCGCAGCTTGTGGGACTCTCATTCTGACAGCTACGTGGCACATGTGCATCAGAATTCCAGCATGTTCTGCGTGGTAGCTGTATATGTGGTATACTGTGAGTAG